The sequence below is a genomic window from Pseudomonadota bacterium.
GCCGAATCAGAAGGCGAAGACCCCCTTGCCGTTGCCTATGGTCTTTTTAAGCTCCTGAAACGAAGTTCAAAGGCAATGCTCACCTCTGCCGTCCGTGAGGCGAATGCGCTCAATATATATAAGCTCAGATATATAGAAAGCCTTCTCACACCCAGGATGATGCGGGAAGATAATCCGGTATATCCCCAAAATGCCCAGCTTTTGGCAATAACGTATACACAAAGGGAGTTAAGTGAATATGATGAGCTTGTCTGAGCTCTGGCGGTATTTTAAGCTTCTCTCTCCCCAGAACTTCACGAGAGAAGAGGCTCAATTCCTGGAGGGGCTCCTTCCCCAGGAATATGCCTTAAAAGAACAGAAGAAGCGGGAGCATCTCCTTAGGATGTCGGGGATTAAGAAGGTACAGCTGCTTGCTGATTTTGACTGGACCTTTAACCCGAAGATACCACGGGAGAAGATTATGGAGTTCACCAATACTGACTGGCTTAAGAAACCCTGTAACCTTGTGCTTGTGGGACCATCGGGTATAGGAAAAACCCATATTGCGAGCGCCCTCTGTTATGATGCGGTCATACAGGGGAAACAGACTATTTTTCTTACCCTCTTTGACCTTACGGCAAAATTATCAAAGGCACGG
It includes:
- a CDS encoding ATP-binding protein, whose product is MMSLSELWRYFKLLSPQNFTREEAQFLEGLLPQEYALKEQKKREHLLRMSGIKKVQLLADFDWTFNPKIPREKIMEFTNTDWLKKPCNLVLVGPSGIGKTHIASALCYDAVIQGKQTIFLTLFDLTAKLSKARSVYSLIDYYGKVPILCLDELGYVLPTREHTDCLFQIISKRTETGTTIVTTNLVPSQWGHPLEGTLSRENISPMQKSFLFLQGDIPTRQLIPF